In a single window of the Luteibacter rhizovicinus DSM 16549 genome:
- a CDS encoding MAPEG family protein: protein MTSQLPAVVTLLTLLLMFATVWMVGRARHRYGIKAPSISGDPAFERAWRVQMNTLENAVMFIPALWLAAQYADPLWAGIAGLIWLLGRAWYAWAYAREASRRGPGYLVSMIAWAALMIMAAGGIGMAIMENNAAPAEEAA from the coding sequence ATGACCAGTCAGCTCCCCGCCGTCGTCACCTTGCTCACCCTGCTCCTGATGTTTGCCACCGTCTGGATGGTGGGCCGGGCACGCCATCGCTACGGGATCAAGGCGCCGTCGATCTCCGGCGACCCGGCGTTCGAGCGCGCCTGGCGTGTGCAGATGAATACGCTGGAGAACGCGGTGATGTTCATCCCCGCCCTGTGGCTGGCCGCCCAGTACGCCGACCCACTGTGGGCCGGGATCGCCGGGCTGATCTGGCTCCTCGGCCGCGCCTGGTATGCCTGGGCCTATGCCCGCGAAGCCTCTCGTCGTGGCCCGGGCTACCTGGTCTCGATGATCGCCTGGGCAGCGCTGATGATCATGGCAGCCGGCGGCATCGGCATGGCGATCATGGAAAACAACGCCGCCCCGGCCGAAGAAGCCGCCTGA
- a CDS encoding YkgJ family cysteine cluster protein — protein METDLAGGIVPSALTEHLDPHRVNMHGTNAYQPRCKSLVGEVGVAAHCGIYEVRPSPCHDLQPAWENGEPSPQCDKARVKHGMPPLTPADFTLSS, from the coding sequence ATGGAAACCGATCTCGCCGGCGGCATCGTGCCGTCGGCGCTGACCGAACACCTGGATCCGCACCGGGTGAACATGCACGGCACGAACGCCTACCAGCCGCGCTGCAAGTCGCTCGTGGGCGAGGTCGGCGTTGCCGCGCATTGCGGCATTTACGAAGTGAGGCCCTCGCCCTGCCATGACCTCCAGCCCGCGTGGGAGAACGGCGAGCCGAGTCCGCAATGTGACAAGGCGCGGGTGAAGCACGGCATGCCGCCGCTCACCCCGGCGGATTTCACACTCTCTTCATAG
- a CDS encoding DEAD/DEAH box helicase: MSSPDTDNAPAQPGFSALALDEKVMRVLAEVGYEVPSPIQAATIPPLLEGRDVIGQAQTGTGKTAAFALPVLSRIDLKPGKPQALVLAPTRELAIQVAEAFQKYATYMPGFQVLPIYGGQSYGPQLQGLKRGAQVIVGTPGRVIDHLDKGTLDLSGLRFLVLDEADEMLRMGFIDDVEKLLQATPKTRQVALFSATMPAPIRRIAQTYLKEPIEITIKNKTTTAANIRQRYWFVSGVHKLDALTRILEAESFDAMIVFTRTKQATEELASKLQARGFAAAAINGDIAQAQRERVIDQLKTGKLDILIATDVAARGLDVERISHVLNYDIPHDTESYVHRIGRTGRAGRSGEAILFVTPREKNLLRQIERATRQPIEQMQLPTIEAVNDTRINKFNQKITDTLATGDLGLFQQMVEKFEQEHNIPAIEIAAALAKIAQGDQPLLLEPPAKREYTERPPREFDRERPQRDFDRDRGPRDSGGDFNDRRPVREGMRQPRPHTTEAGKRTYRIEVGHEHGVKPGNIVGAIANEGGVEAKFIGRVSIRDDYSLIDLPDGMPPEVFTHLKKVWVAQQQLKIAEWDGVEAPQSGNASRPPQRSFRPQGARPGGHGGAGGPPGGGKPPRKKRDY; encoded by the coding sequence ATGTCATCCCCCGATACAGATAACGCTCCGGCTCAGCCCGGTTTTAGCGCGCTCGCGCTCGACGAAAAAGTCATGCGCGTCCTGGCCGAAGTCGGCTACGAAGTGCCGTCGCCGATCCAGGCCGCCACCATTCCGCCGCTGCTCGAAGGCCGCGACGTCATCGGCCAGGCGCAGACCGGCACCGGCAAGACCGCTGCCTTCGCGCTGCCGGTGCTCTCGCGCATCGACCTGAAGCCCGGCAAGCCGCAGGCGCTGGTTCTCGCGCCCACCCGCGAGCTCGCCATTCAGGTCGCCGAGGCCTTCCAGAAGTACGCCACCTACATGCCCGGCTTCCAGGTCCTGCCGATCTACGGCGGCCAGAGCTACGGCCCGCAGCTGCAGGGCCTCAAGCGCGGTGCGCAGGTCATCGTCGGCACACCGGGTCGCGTCATCGACCATCTCGACAAGGGCACGCTGGATCTGTCCGGCCTGCGCTTCCTGGTGCTCGACGAAGCCGACGAAATGCTTCGCATGGGCTTCATCGACGACGTCGAGAAGCTGCTGCAGGCCACGCCGAAGACGCGTCAGGTCGCCCTGTTCTCCGCGACCATGCCGGCGCCGATCCGTCGCATCGCGCAGACCTACCTGAAAGAGCCGATCGAGATCACGATCAAGAACAAGACCACGACCGCGGCGAACATTCGCCAGCGTTACTGGTTTGTCAGCGGCGTGCACAAGCTCGACGCACTGACCCGCATCCTCGAAGCCGAAAGCTTCGACGCGATGATCGTGTTCACGCGCACCAAGCAGGCTACCGAAGAACTGGCAAGCAAGCTGCAGGCAAGGGGTTTTGCCGCGGCTGCCATCAACGGCGACATCGCCCAGGCGCAGCGTGAGCGCGTGATCGACCAGCTGAAGACCGGCAAGCTCGACATTCTCATCGCGACCGACGTGGCTGCCCGCGGCCTCGACGTCGAGCGCATCAGCCACGTGCTGAACTACGACATCCCGCACGACACCGAGTCGTACGTGCATCGCATCGGTCGTACCGGCCGCGCCGGTCGCAGTGGTGAGGCGATCCTGTTCGTCACGCCGCGCGAGAAGAACCTGCTCCGCCAGATCGAGCGCGCCACGCGCCAGCCGATCGAACAGATGCAGTTGCCGACGATCGAAGCGGTCAACGACACGCGCATCAACAAGTTCAACCAGAAGATCACCGACACGCTGGCGACGGGCGACCTCGGCCTGTTCCAGCAGATGGTCGAGAAGTTCGAGCAGGAGCACAACATTCCTGCGATCGAGATCGCCGCCGCGCTGGCCAAGATCGCCCAGGGCGACCAGCCGCTGTTGCTCGAGCCGCCGGCCAAGCGCGAATACACCGAGCGTCCGCCGCGCGAGTTCGATCGCGAGCGTCCGCAGCGTGACTTCGACCGTGACCGTGGTCCGCGCGACAGCGGTGGCGACTTCAACGACCGTCGTCCGGTTCGTGAAGGCATGCGCCAGCCGCGTCCGCACACCACGGAAGCCGGCAAGCGCACGTACCGCATCGAAGTGGGTCACGAGCACGGCGTCAAGCCGGGCAACATCGTCGGTGCCATCGCCAACGAAGGCGGCGTCGAGGCCAAGTTCATCGGTCGCGTGAGCATCCGTGACGACTACAGCCTGATCGACCTGCCGGACGGCATGCCGCCGGAGGTCTTCACCCACCTGAAGAAGGTGTGGGTTGCCCAGCAGCAGCTGAAGATCGCCGAGTGGGATGGCGTGGAAGCCCCGCAGAGCGGCAACGCCTCGCGTCCGCCGCAGCGCAGCTTCCGTCCCCAGGGCGCCCGCCCCGGTGGCCACGGTGGCGCTGGCGGTCCTCCCGGTGGCGGCAAGCCGCCGCGCAAGAAGCGCGATTACTGA
- the ypfJ gene encoding KPN_02809 family neutral zinc metallopeptidase, which yields MLWQKGRRSDNVEDAGEGGGGGGPSFGGRGLGIGGIIILAILGMVFYKDPTALLGQGEPGAAPQQQTRSAPHQAASNDPQVDFVRAILGETEDTWGEIFAANGQTYERPKLVLFHGGVRTACGSASSAVGPFYCPGDHKVYLDLDFFQTMQQRFHSAGDFARAYVIAHEVGHHVQNLVGVFDKVSDARRRGARLEGATGLSVRQELQADCFAGVWANRSQQRQQWLQPGDVESALNAATAIGDDALQEQAQGRVVPDSFTHGTSAQRVKWFKTGLESGDIGKCNTFSGSI from the coding sequence ATGCTCTGGCAAAAAGGCCGTAGAAGCGACAACGTGGAAGACGCGGGCGAAGGTGGCGGTGGCGGCGGTCCCTCCTTCGGAGGACGCGGCCTGGGTATCGGCGGCATCATCATCCTGGCCATCCTCGGGATGGTGTTCTACAAGGACCCCACGGCCCTGCTCGGCCAGGGCGAACCGGGCGCCGCACCCCAGCAGCAGACCCGGTCGGCACCACATCAGGCGGCGTCCAACGATCCGCAGGTGGATTTCGTCCGCGCCATCCTGGGCGAGACCGAAGACACCTGGGGCGAGATCTTTGCGGCGAATGGCCAGACGTACGAGCGGCCGAAGCTGGTGCTGTTCCATGGTGGCGTCCGCACGGCCTGTGGCTCGGCCTCATCGGCGGTGGGACCGTTCTACTGCCCCGGCGACCACAAGGTGTACCTGGACCTCGACTTCTTCCAGACCATGCAGCAGCGCTTCCACTCGGCCGGCGATTTCGCTCGCGCGTATGTCATCGCCCATGAGGTGGGCCATCACGTGCAGAACCTCGTCGGCGTCTTCGACAAGGTGAGCGACGCGCGTCGTCGTGGTGCGCGCCTGGAAGGTGCTACGGGACTTTCCGTGCGGCAGGAACTGCAAGCAGACTGCTTCGCCGGCGTATGGGCCAACCGTTCCCAGCAACGCCAGCAATGGCTGCAACCCGGCGACGTCGAGTCGGCGCTCAACGCAGCGACGGCGATCGGCGACGACGCCTTGCAGGAGCAGGCCCAGGGCAGGGTGGTCCCCGACTCGTTCACGCACGGCACCTCGGCGCAGCGCGTGAAGTGGTTCAAGACCGGTCTCGAATCCGGTGACATCGGCAAGTGCAACACTTTCTCCGGTTCGATCTGA
- the rimJ gene encoding ribosomal protein S5-alanine N-acetyltransferase, protein MSEPIRMRTPRTVIRLLDVDEADLLRRYRVENREHLRLWEPLRTESHYTAEGCRLAIEAGLEAARADRGFPFVVLTPDGSEIIATFTLANVVRGVFQACHLGYGIARKHEGQGLMYEALDAAVRYAFGPLDFHRVMANYMPRNDRSGRLLERLGFEKEGYAKRYLKIDGLWEDHVLTAKIRAQG, encoded by the coding sequence ATGAGCGAACCGATCCGCATGCGCACACCGCGAACGGTGATTCGCCTGCTGGACGTGGACGAGGCTGACTTGCTTCGCCGTTACCGGGTAGAGAACCGGGAGCATCTCAGGCTGTGGGAGCCCTTGCGCACCGAGTCGCACTACACCGCGGAAGGCTGCCGGCTTGCCATCGAGGCGGGCCTCGAGGCGGCAAGGGCGGATCGCGGATTCCCGTTCGTCGTGCTCACGCCCGACGGTAGCGAAATCATCGCGACGTTCACCCTGGCCAACGTCGTCCGTGGCGTCTTCCAGGCCTGCCATCTTGGCTACGGCATTGCGCGGAAACACGAAGGGCAGGGCCTGATGTACGAGGCCCTGGACGCCGCGGTCCGTTATGCGTTCGGCCCTCTGGACTTCCATCGCGTGATGGCGAATTACATGCCGCGCAATGACCGGAGTGGCCGCCTTCTCGAGCGTTTGGGCTTCGAGAAGGAAGGCTATGCCAAGCGCTACCTGAAGATCGACGGGCTGTGGGAAGACCACGTGCTCACGGCGAAAATCAGGGCGCAGGGCTGA
- the fghA gene encoding S-formylglutathione hydrolase — protein MTTIETISEQRCFGGLQGFYSHASEACGGTMRFAVFMPPAAENGPVPVLWYLAGLTCTAETFTIKAGAQRAAAELGIALVMPDTSPRDTGIDGATGDWEFGEGAGFYLDATEAPWASRFRMYSYVVDELPRVVSERFALDMSRQGIFGHSMGGHGALTIALRNPGRYRSVSAFAPIVAPANVPWGEKAFPRYLGDDRKAWALHDATQLVRDGARFDGRILIDQGEADGFLTNQLQPQRFEAACEEAGQPLQLRMQPGYDHSYYFIQSFVEDHLRHHAKALAV, from the coding sequence ATGACGACGATCGAGACGATTTCGGAACAACGCTGCTTCGGCGGCCTTCAGGGGTTTTATTCCCATGCCTCCGAAGCGTGCGGCGGTACGATGCGTTTTGCGGTTTTCATGCCTCCGGCGGCCGAAAACGGGCCTGTTCCTGTCCTGTGGTACCTCGCCGGTCTGACGTGTACCGCTGAAACCTTCACCATCAAGGCAGGCGCGCAACGCGCCGCCGCCGAGCTGGGTATAGCGTTGGTGATGCCCGACACGAGCCCACGCGATACCGGCATCGACGGTGCCACCGGCGACTGGGAATTCGGTGAGGGCGCAGGCTTCTACCTGGACGCCACCGAAGCCCCGTGGGCTTCACGTTTTCGCATGTACAGCTACGTCGTCGACGAACTGCCCCGGGTGGTCTCGGAACGGTTCGCCCTGGACATGAGCCGGCAAGGCATTTTCGGCCATTCCATGGGCGGACACGGTGCGTTGACCATCGCACTGCGTAACCCCGGCCGTTATCGTTCGGTGTCGGCATTCGCACCGATTGTCGCGCCTGCCAACGTTCCCTGGGGCGAGAAGGCGTTCCCGCGATATCTCGGCGACGACCGCAAGGCTTGGGCCCTGCACGACGCCACCCAGCTCGTTCGCGACGGTGCGCGCTTCGACGGTCGTATCCTTATCGACCAGGGTGAAGCCGATGGCTTCCTGACGAACCAGTTGCAGCCCCAGCGTTTCGAGGCCGCGTGTGAAGAAGCGGGTCAGCCGCTCCAGTTGCGCATGCAGCCGGGTTACGACCACAGCTATTACTTCATCCAGAGCTTCGTCGAGGATCACCTGCGTCATCACGCGAAGGCACTCGCGGTATGA
- a CDS encoding class I SAM-dependent methyltransferase → MTPDTRTRRRIASRFSRRRDRIYIHGKLATDPVYAATAAAIAGRRLPLLDIGCGLGILGHYLHACDALDGYLGLDHDPEKIAMGRAAADRAGLGTSIALSQVDATTPQAMRGHVALLDVLHYLPEDRQAELLAYAVDHLADDGVLILRNVIRDGTWRYRATVWEEKFIEAVGWIPGGAQYFPTEDDIRRVLEPRGIRVSFRPLFGRTPYNSYLMVASRA, encoded by the coding sequence ATGACCCCCGACACCCGCACCCGGCGACGCATCGCCTCGCGGTTCAGCCGCCGCCGCGACCGGATCTACATCCACGGCAAGCTGGCCACCGACCCCGTCTACGCCGCCACCGCGGCCGCCATTGCCGGGCGTCGCCTGCCCCTGCTGGATATCGGCTGCGGCCTGGGCATCCTCGGGCACTACCTGCACGCCTGCGATGCGCTGGATGGCTACCTCGGCCTCGACCACGACCCCGAGAAGATCGCCATGGGCCGGGCCGCCGCGGACCGCGCGGGGCTGGGCACGAGTATTGCCCTGAGCCAGGTCGACGCGACCACGCCCCAGGCGATGCGCGGCCACGTAGCCCTGCTGGACGTCCTCCACTACTTGCCCGAGGACCGCCAGGCGGAGCTGCTGGCGTACGCCGTGGACCATCTCGCCGACGACGGCGTGCTGATCCTGCGCAATGTGATCCGGGATGGCACCTGGCGCTACCGGGCCACGGTGTGGGAGGAAAAATTCATCGAGGCGGTGGGCTGGATCCCCGGCGGGGCGCAGTATTTTCCGACCGAGGACGATATTCGCAGGGTGTTGGAGCCGCGCGGGATCAGGGTGTCTTTCAGGCCCTTGTTCGGGCGGACCCCGTATAACAGCTACCTGATGGTGGCTTCGCGCGCGTGA
- a CDS encoding MFS transporter: MPLPAALRELDSTQRHTVIASFLGWTLDAFDYFLLTFVILAVAKEFNVSKQEVTYGLFLTLAARPIGALIFGRLADRYGRRPVLMFDIVLFSVLEVACAFAPSLGILLGLRFLFGIAMGGEWGIGASLAMESIPAKSRGFVSGLLQSGYPCGFFLAALANWLLVDHIGWRGLFIVGAAPALLVLYIRRKVPESPVWEGRRTEARESVFVSMRGNWKRFIYMMLLMAAFNMFSHGSQDMYPTFVQETLKIPAGSGTAFMLTALLNLGALFGGLTFGSLSERIGRRKAIIIAALLAIPVIPLWAYGGSLLFLGLGAFLIQVMVQGAWGVVPTHLNELSPDAVRGTLPGFAYQMGNLLAAITATAQTWIAAQRGGDFAFAMSTWIAAVAVLLALLTWLGPEARGVGFGKKRDAA; this comes from the coding sequence ATGCCGCTTCCCGCCGCGCTGCGCGAACTCGATTCGACCCAGCGGCATACCGTCATCGCCAGCTTCCTTGGCTGGACCCTCGACGCGTTCGACTACTTCCTGCTCACCTTCGTGATCCTCGCCGTGGCGAAGGAATTCAACGTCTCCAAGCAGGAGGTCACCTATGGTCTGTTCCTGACCCTGGCCGCGCGACCGATCGGCGCGCTGATCTTCGGGCGGCTGGCGGATCGCTACGGGCGCCGCCCCGTGTTGATGTTCGACATCGTGCTGTTCTCGGTGCTGGAGGTGGCCTGCGCGTTCGCGCCGAGCCTCGGCATCCTCCTCGGCCTGCGCTTCCTTTTCGGCATCGCGATGGGCGGCGAGTGGGGTATCGGCGCGTCGCTGGCGATGGAGTCCATCCCCGCAAAATCGCGCGGTTTCGTCTCTGGGCTGCTGCAGAGCGGTTATCCCTGTGGCTTCTTCCTCGCCGCATTGGCCAACTGGCTGCTGGTCGACCATATCGGCTGGCGCGGCCTGTTCATCGTCGGCGCCGCTCCTGCGCTGCTGGTGCTCTACATCCGCCGCAAGGTGCCGGAATCGCCGGTCTGGGAAGGGCGCCGCACCGAGGCCCGCGAGAGCGTGTTCGTGTCGATGCGCGGCAACTGGAAGCGGTTCATCTACATGATGCTGCTGATGGCGGCGTTCAACATGTTCAGCCACGGCTCGCAGGACATGTACCCGACCTTCGTGCAGGAGACGCTGAAGATCCCGGCGGGTTCGGGCACCGCGTTCATGCTTACCGCACTGCTCAACCTCGGTGCACTCTTTGGTGGTCTCACCTTCGGCTCGCTGTCGGAGCGGATCGGCCGGCGCAAGGCGATCATCATCGCCGCCTTGCTGGCGATCCCCGTGATCCCCCTGTGGGCTTACGGTGGCTCCCTGCTTTTCCTGGGCCTGGGTGCCTTCCTCATCCAGGTGATGGTCCAGGGCGCCTGGGGCGTCGTGCCGACGCACCTGAACGAGCTGTCGCCGGACGCGGTGCGCGGCACCTTGCCCGGGTTCGCCTACCAGATGGGCAACCTGCTGGCGGCGATCACGGCCACCGCACAGACCTGGATCGCAGCCCAGCGCGGCGGCGATTTCGCCTTCGCCATGTCGACCTGGATCGCGGCGGTCGCCGTGCTGCTGGCCTTGCTCACCTGGCTGGGTCCCGAGGCCCGCGGCGTCGGTTTCGGCAAGAAGCGCGATGCGGCGTGA
- a CDS encoding DEAD/DEAH box helicase, translating to MSFDSLGLAPALLRALSEAGYEKPTPIQSAAIPLVLAGNDLMAAAQTGTGKTAAFALPLLQLLSKDDRSDTRRPIRALILTPTRELAAQVQENLRDYGKYVRLSSTVIFGGVGMGNQLQALRRGVDVVVATPGRLIDHMQQRSVDLSKVDVLVLDEADRMLDMGFLPALKRILAAVPRQRQTLLFSATFAPEIKALAQQFMRDPKEVSTTPANTVANTVTHRVHPVDAASKRDLLLHILSQDSRRQTLVFGRTKHGADKLVRHLEQAGIKAAAIHGNKSQNARTRALSDFKTGRVTVLVATDIAARGIDIDQLPVVINFDLPMVAEDYVHRIGRTGRAGAEGQAISLVSHDESGLLRDIGRLLKTDLEVINVPGYEPSTPLRMDAGAPRPKQQPRQPQASRNQVGQGRSGGGQGRSGGGQGRSASNGQGRSAGGEARQGGGGSSAGRPSSHRPHSHSAAGTGENTGNHKRRRTRTGPATNKA from the coding sequence ATGTCATTCGATTCGCTGGGCCTTGCGCCCGCGTTGCTGCGCGCCCTTTCCGAAGCTGGCTATGAAAAGCCGACTCCGATCCAGTCCGCAGCCATTCCTCTTGTCCTCGCCGGCAACGACCTCATGGCCGCCGCCCAGACGGGTACCGGCAAGACGGCCGCGTTCGCGCTGCCGCTGTTGCAGCTGCTTTCCAAGGACGACCGTAGCGATACGCGTCGCCCGATCCGCGCGCTGATCCTCACCCCGACCCGCGAACTCGCCGCCCAGGTGCAGGAAAACCTGCGCGACTACGGTAAGTACGTGCGCCTTTCCAGCACCGTCATCTTCGGCGGCGTCGGCATGGGCAACCAGCTGCAGGCGCTGCGCCGCGGCGTCGACGTCGTCGTCGCCACGCCGGGTCGCCTGATCGACCACATGCAGCAGCGCTCGGTCGACCTCTCCAAGGTCGACGTGCTCGTCCTCGACGAAGCCGACCGCATGCTCGACATGGGCTTCCTCCCGGCGCTCAAGCGCATTCTCGCCGCCGTGCCGCGCCAGCGTCAGACGCTGCTGTTCTCGGCCACGTTCGCGCCGGAAATCAAGGCGCTTGCGCAGCAGTTCATGCGTGATCCGAAGGAAGTCTCGACCACGCCGGCCAACACCGTCGCCAACACGGTCACGCACCGCGTTCACCCGGTCGATGCAGCGAGCAAGCGTGACCTGCTGCTGCACATCCTTTCCCAGGACAGCCGTCGTCAGACGCTCGTCTTCGGTCGCACCAAGCACGGCGCCGACAAACTCGTCCGCCATCTGGAGCAGGCCGGCATCAAGGCTGCGGCGATCCACGGCAACAAGAGCCAGAACGCACGTACGCGCGCCCTGTCGGACTTCAAGACCGGCCGTGTCACCGTGCTCGTCGCCACCGACATCGCCGCGCGCGGTATCGACATCGACCAGCTGCCGGTGGTGATCAACTTCGACCTGCCGATGGTGGCCGAGGATTACGTGCATCGCATCGGCCGGACCGGCCGTGCAGGCGCCGAAGGCCAGGCTATCTCGCTGGTCAGCCATGACGAGTCGGGCCTGCTGCGCGACATCGGTCGCCTGCTCAAGACCGATCTCGAAGTCATCAACGTCCCGGGCTACGAGCCGAGCACGCCGCTGCGCATGGATGCCGGTGCGCCGCGTCCGAAGCAGCAGCCGCGTCAGCCGCAGGCCTCGCGCAACCAGGTGGGCCAGGGCCGCTCCGGCGGTGGTCAGGGTCGTTCGGGCGGCGGCCAGGGTCGCTCGGCCAGTAACGGCCAGGGCCGCTCCGCTGGCGGCGAAGCTCGCCAGGGCGGCGGCGGTTCCAGCGCGGGTCGTCCGTCCTCGCACCGTCCGCACAGCCATTCGGCTGCGGGCACCGGCGAGAACACCGGCAACCACAAGCGTCGTCGTACGCGCACCGGTCCGGCCACCAACAAGGCCTGA
- a CDS encoding FKBP-type peptidyl-prolyl cis-trans isomerase — translation MQAGKDKVISFHYTLTVNGEQVESSVEGGEPLWILLGHGQLIPGLEAGLEGKSVGDTFDVTIEPEQGYGPRQDGLTQRVPKKYFPQQGKGLKVGTSTVLSLKEGGNRVVVVQKIGSSVVDVDLNHPMAGKTLTFNVDVQNVRDATPEEIEHGHAHPNGDAAH, via the coding sequence ATGCAGGCTGGCAAGGACAAGGTCATCTCGTTCCACTACACCCTCACCGTCAATGGTGAGCAGGTCGAAAGCTCGGTGGAGGGTGGCGAGCCGCTCTGGATCCTGCTCGGTCACGGCCAGCTGATCCCGGGCCTGGAAGCCGGTCTGGAAGGCAAGTCCGTCGGCGACACCTTCGACGTCACGATCGAACCGGAGCAGGGTTATGGCCCGCGCCAGGATGGCCTCACGCAGCGCGTGCCCAAGAAGTACTTCCCGCAGCAGGGCAAGGGCCTGAAGGTTGGCACCTCGACCGTCCTGTCGCTGAAGGAAGGCGGTAACCGCGTCGTCGTCGTACAGAAGATCGGTTCCAGCGTGGTGGACGTCGATCTCAATCACCCGATGGCCGGCAAGACCCTGACCTTCAACGTCGACGTGCAGAACGTTCGCGACGCGACGCCCGAAGAAATCGAGCACGGCCATGCGCATCCGAACGGCGACGCCGCTCACTGA
- a CDS encoding MASE1 domain-containing protein: MQGATRERVPLGQVLAVAAAYAACYEVARYFSYSHWILTAGLRLACLLLVPYRFWPALILGESVPVMQNALLHGEDFGWAWASVSAIPFIPLCMPFVKAIRERMPLYDANGQLNANTILFATLVCALVTAVRTDAAVFAALIVNPDGWEAWRAEGLIDLLAYVLGAYLGALSLAPILLAVSEWFRESLSWKRLLASRLTRDVALGALPLFILFAATASVSTGLALDLLRLAIAAPVIALTARHGWTGTAIGGLLASVALATTSATLLDPAMIRAQVIVALVISGSLIVGIRKSSTAVDRHVAHPTIHS; encoded by the coding sequence ATGCAAGGAGCGACCAGGGAGCGTGTGCCGTTGGGACAAGTCCTTGCAGTGGCTGCGGCTTACGCCGCCTGCTACGAGGTGGCCCGCTATTTTTCGTATTCCCACTGGATTCTCACAGCGGGACTTCGCCTGGCCTGCCTGCTCCTGGTGCCCTACCGATTCTGGCCCGCCCTCATCCTGGGCGAGTCGGTGCCGGTCATGCAGAACGCCCTGCTTCACGGCGAGGATTTCGGCTGGGCATGGGCGTCCGTCTCCGCCATTCCGTTTATCCCGCTGTGCATGCCCTTCGTCAAAGCCATCCGGGAGAGGATGCCGCTCTACGACGCCAACGGGCAGCTCAACGCCAATACGATCCTGTTCGCCACCCTGGTCTGCGCCCTGGTCACCGCGGTGCGCACCGACGCGGCCGTCTTCGCCGCGCTGATCGTGAACCCGGACGGCTGGGAGGCCTGGCGGGCCGAAGGCCTGATCGACTTGCTGGCCTACGTGCTCGGCGCCTACCTGGGCGCGCTCAGTCTGGCGCCCATCCTCCTGGCGGTCAGCGAATGGTTCCGTGAAAGCCTGTCCTGGAAGCGCCTCCTCGCCAGCAGGCTTACCCGCGACGTCGCCCTGGGTGCCTTGCCGCTTTTCATTCTCTTCGCGGCGACTGCATCGGTGTCGACCGGCCTCGCCCTCGACCTGCTTCGCCTGGCGATCGCCGCACCGGTGATCGCCCTTACCGCACGTCACGGCTGGACGGGCACGGCGATCGGCGGACTGCTCGCCAGCGTCGCCCTGGCCACGACCTCCGCAACCCTGCTCGATCCGGCGATGATCCGCGCCCAGGTCATCGTTGCCCTGGTCATCTCCGGCAGCCTGATCGTCGGCATCAGGAAGTCCTCCACCGCCGTGGATCGACACGTAGCGCACCCGACGATCCATTCCTGA